CTGTCTCCAGTTTCACCCTCCATGTTACACTGTTATCTGTATATGAAGTATTAATGTTATACTTTAGTCTTCATGTCTACTGTACTTTATATTCCTTACTCTAATTTTTGCTGCTTAGATAAATAATTTTCTAAATGCTTCCAGTGTTTTGATGGCCTGTAAAGTTTTGCAGTAAAGTTAATGATCTTTCTCTAAagctgttgttggtttttttgttgtaactTTTTCCTCAGGACCTTCACCAGATCTTTCAGAGTCAGCAGTCTTGACTTGAGTCTCCGCGTCTGTTGACACTTCACCTTCAGCTTCTTGCGCGCTGCGATCAGCTGTTCCTGCACGGCGAGCACTTTGCGTTTGAGCGTCCGCGGCGACTCGGAGCCGATGTAGCAGTGGTCGTTGCACGCGGGGAGCTGCTTCTCTTTGGTGCAGAGGTAGCTGTGATCGTGGCTGACTGCCTGAGAGTCTTGGCTCGTGCTGCTCTCGGTCGTGTCGTCGGCGACAACCTGACCGAAATCAGCTGTGATCACGACTATGTTGTAATGAATCGGCTCCTCCACCGGCTCCTCCACCGGCTCCTCCACCGGCTCCTCCACCGGCTCCTCCACCGGCTCCTCCACCGGCTCCTCAACCGGCTCCTCCTTCACTGTGACCATATTAAAATCAGCTGGACAAATTTTGATATCTTCACTCTCAGTTTTGGGAACAAATTCATTATTAAACACAGGacacagaggagcagcaggaggagaaggaggaggaggactaaCAGGACCGAGCTCCCAATGAGGCTGATATGAAGGTGGAGAACATAAAGGAACAGGTGCAGGAGCAAAACCGTCACTTACCGTCATACTTACCGACTTGATCCTCGTTGCCTTcgttgcttctttctttctcaccagGTAAGGAGGGAAGTTGAAGATGGTGGGAACAGCCGTGTCCTTCAGCCTCCTCTTCCCCTGACGGcgcaaacacaaaacatcagCGGGTAGATTCAGatatatagggttagggtttgtgtGTTTAGTTATTGTGCGTTTTGCAGCTGATCTACTGAGaataactaaatgaaaacaggtgcaacaggtgcagacagcaggatttaaatgagtgttttgtgtcttaatggagagtttggacgagcagaaatgtgatcaggttctagtggaagaggttaactaatatattgagttataacaacaactaatattaccagaaaaacccacatatgggagagtattagtgataGATACagctactaatattacattcattatggtaaacatactaaatggacagtgcaGAAAAAAGGACTCGTCTCTCTGCACCAGATGAGATCTTTTGGTACACTGTTATGTTGCAGGCCTACAGAGAAAATATTGTTCTATTTGTCAGCAGttgcactttgtgtttttataagagaacatatttaattttacagtCTTTCAGCAGGCCAGTCActcacattattatttaatgtacaTGAGTGGGGtcaagtttaacattttatttttttaagtttaatcgATTCCCGCATATCTAACATTTATAAACCCCAATTaatccctctcacacacattcacagcgatgctttattaatgttttctacCTTTATGTCCAAGAAGAACTGATTCTCCTCAAAGTGAGCGCAGCACAGACGTGACGAGCGAGACGGCATCCAGTTCCTCCTCCTCACGTTCATCACCCATTTCTTCACCCGGATCTCATCACTCAGAGGAAAACTgggtgaaaaacaacaacaacaaaaaaacatgtttactgCATTCAGACTGTTCACAGCAACAAGGAAACACGTCTGCAATAAGGAGGAGAAATGATTGTTTCACCCTCCTGTTCccctagagtcaaggaaggaagggaggaagaaggaaagaaaggagggaggaaggaaggaaggaaactgCTCACATGCATCAAGACAGCCAATCAAACCACATCGACAGGCAttaattaaactaaaactactttatTTAACATCCTGTGGTAAATATCATCCAGTCAAGattcatttataaagcacatttaaaaacaacctcagttgatcaaagtgctgtacagttattaaaatacaatataaccatgcacaaatataataataataaataaaaacaataaaaaggaatCGTAAGAATTTACtctatttaaaagaaaaacaaacattagaaTAACAGAGAAAGTAAAAAGCCAAGCTGGGACTGAACAccaaggagaaaagatgagttttaaagtgctcaataatgattaaatacagtctgcagcactgtgagaagcaaatattaaacataaatgttcaTTATTGCTGCAATAATGAGACataaacacagaggaggagggtcaGTCTCTGTCTGGGATGAAAGAGGGAAGAATAAAGATGATCATATCCGTTTAAATCAGCAGTAAATGTTCTAAATGTGACATTAAtcaatataaacatgtttagtTTATGTTATTGGGGCATCAGGAGCTGCACGTGCCCATCCAAACACCGTTTCTTCTGGCTCCAAATTAAACAAGATGGCGACGGTCAAAACGCGCAGTGGAGGCTTCAAAAGGAGAATAAACATCAGCTCCGTGTGAAGTCAGAGAGGctgaatcagctgtttttaacTCACTCACAGGTTCACTGTGTCATAAACCGAGACTCTGATTCAGACTCGTGATAAAAAGGATTAAAACTAAACGATCTTACCGGAAAAACTGAGCCGTGGAGTCCTTGGCAGGTCTTCTAGTGCAACCAAAGGCTGAACAAGACATTTTCAGACGGTGCAAAGGTTCAAATTAACTTTCCTGCAATGAGCAGACActgtgagaggagagaaaacacgGACAGCAGCCCCCAAAGACTAGTTCAACACTCCTCAAAAGTACACAGTGCTGCACATATGcattcttcttcgtcttcttcttcctcctctgcttcttcttcttctttttattttttttggctgaaCACTGCCACCTGCTGTATCGGagtcttcttctgctgcttctttGGTTGCTCTGCTGCCATCTGGTGGAATTAATCTCCTCCTACAACATCCACAGCTTTCACTCTGTTAAAATACCTCAACAAGCATTTTgtagatgtatttattttaaaagacagGGACGATGCATATTAATCATAAAAAttaacatgtaaatacacaagATTAAAGCCAGGAGCTAATTTCCATCTTTAGTCCCTGGAGGCAGGTTGGTGTTAAAAACAAGgacatgtaaaataacattcttaaaggaaagaagagaaaaaaataataataaaataaaaattaaaaattaaaaattaaaaaaattaaaaattaaaaattaaaaattaaaaattaaaaattaaaaattaaaaattaaaaattaaaaattaaaaattaaaataaaaaccagaaTTTGGGGGATCATAAAGCGTTaaacctcccttccttccttccatctctctttccttcctccctccttctctctttccccccttccttttttccttcctccatcccttccttccatccttcttccctccctcctaccttccttccttatttcctccatccttccttccttcctttccttcctcctttcccttcctcccttccttccttccctccttcctccttccctccttc
The Scomber scombrus chromosome 24, fScoSco1.1, whole genome shotgun sequence genome window above contains:
- the LOC133976643 gene encoding THAP domain-containing protein 5-like, coding for MSCSAFGCTRRPAKDSTAQFFRFPLSDEIRVKKWVMNVRRRNWMPSRSSRLCCAHFEENQFFLDIKGKRRLKDTAVPTIFNFPPYLVRKKEATKATRIKSVSMTVSDGFAPAPVPLCSPPSYQPHWELGPVSPPPPSPPAAPLCPVFNNEFVPKTESEDIKICPADFNMVTVKEEPVEEPVEEPVEEPVEEPVEEPVEEPVEEPIHYNIVVITADFGQVVADDTTESSTSQDSQAVSHDHSYLCTKEKQLPACNDHCYIGSESPRTLKRKVLAVQEQLIAARKKLKVKCQQTRRLKSRLLTLKDLVKVLRKKLQQKNQQQL